One stretch of Arachis duranensis cultivar V14167 chromosome 1, aradu.V14167.gnm2.J7QH, whole genome shotgun sequence DNA includes these proteins:
- the LOC107490156 gene encoding uncharacterized protein LOC107490156: MMKTTQKAHDLIDMVVNNEYLYSSERQAAPKRGVFELERVDTILAQNKIMHQQLQQQIEMMSKRMDGLQLAAVSTINQPPVVWGQQEESYEEQQPEQVQYMHNQGAAPNFHRDTYNSSWRNHPNLRWGENQNQQLWQRNSNQNNSRNTNHQTHQNTNQNLYRKPQNNHPASNFYPPNNPSANQNNFHSPSTSHTQSQPPQESQRISNLEIMMEKMIKHQELANKNHEGSLRNLERQIGQLSKQIVAERPTNALPSDTIPNPKEECKAIQLRSGKAVENDKGAGQKQVDEDKHDKESSKKKEDEPQASKKGKQVMEEDTQEKRKEAKPYIPPLPYPQRLHKELKDQ; the protein is encoded by the coding sequence ATGATGAAAACTACTCAAAAGGCACATGATCTCATAGATATGGTGGTCAACAATGAATACTTATACTCTTCTGAAAGGCAAGCAGCTCCAAAGAGAGGTGTATTTGAGCTTGAAAGAGTCGATACAAtcttggctcaaaacaagatcaTGCACCAACAACTTCAACAACAGATTGAAATGATGTCAAAGAGGATGGATGGGCTACAACTTGCAGCAGTAAGTACCATAAATCAACCACCAGTGGTGTGGGGACAACAAGAAGAGAGCTATGAGGAGCAGCAGCCTGAACAAGTGCAATACATGCACAATCAAGGAGCCGCACCAAATTTCCATAGAGACACCTACAACTCATCTTGGAGGAACCACCCCAATTTGAGGTGGGGAGAGAACCAAAACCAACAACTTTGGCAGAGAAACTCAAACCAAAATAACTCCAGAAACACAAACCATCAAACCCAtcaaaacactaaccaaaatctatacagaaaaccacaaaataatcaCCCTGCATCTAACTtctatccacccaataacccaTCAGCTAACCAAAATAACTTTCATTCACCTTCAACATCCCACACCCAATCACAACCACCCCAAGAATCTCAAAGAATCTCCAATTTGGAGATAATGATGGAGAAAATGATCAAGCACCAAGAACTAGCCAACAAGAACCATGAAGGTTCACTGAGAAATTTGGAGAGACAGATTGGTCAGTTATCCAAGCAAATAGTGGCTGAAAGACCAACCAATGCACTACCAAGTGATACCATTCCCAACCCCAAGGAAGAGTGTAAAGCAATTCAACTTAGGAGTGGAAAAGCAGTGGAAAATGACAAAGGTGCTGGCCAGAAGCAAGTAGATGAGGACAAGCATGATAAGGAGAGTTctaagaagaaagaagatgaaCCACAAGCTTCAAAGAAAGGGAAGCAAGTCATGGAAGAGGATacacaagaaaagagaaaggagGCGAAGCCTTACATCCCTCCTCTGCCATATCCCCAGAGGCTACACAAAGAGCTCAAGGATCAATAA